The proteins below are encoded in one region of Cytophagia bacterium CHB2:
- a CDS encoding DUF2283 domain-containing protein, which translates to MAIANLAEYLKLVPAVKQSPEGYVWLSYDQEADALYINFKKPSFATDSEITDEDIIVRYEGDQIIGMTVLHASTR; encoded by the coding sequence ATGGCCATAGCGAATCTCGCCGAGTATCTCAAGCTTGTGCCTGCCGTCAAACAATCGCCGGAAGGCTATGTTTGGCTGTCTTACGACCAGGAAGCAGATGCCTTGTATATCAATTTCAAGAAGCCGAGCTTTGCCACGGATAGTGAAATCACCGACGAAGACATTATCGTTCGCTATGAAGGCGATCAAATCATCGGTATGACGGTGTTGCATGCCAGCACCCGATAA